DNA sequence from the Narcine bancroftii isolate sNarBan1 chromosome 11, sNarBan1.hap1, whole genome shotgun sequence genome:
cctgtttcaagaccacatttggggaagaaaggaaggtaatttcatttcccatacctcagttcctgagaaatgttgggcagaaaattccacccaacatccatataccccttgtgtggaaaaagaaggaaataatatgggtcattatatacagattcctaataccactcctttccctattaacggttggaaaggtgactcaagcccaccatgccctgatggactctggttttgcatacaccaacgtactgttccaatgagaagttacactccacactcgaaattgcctgtccctttaagacagccggacttagttcgagtccatccaaataaccatgtaagtttcggtaatgtaattgagggagataacctttttgtagatctggcaactaaaattgcaggaacttttaatgtaactaattgttgggtctgcgggggtccacggatgtcagaacaatggccttggtggggagaacctctcaattcattgaccatgatttcccgcatttggacaactaaccgaacgagatcaagagaaacctggtctctctctaatgtcccctctggtttttattgtctctcacgagccggcaaatacccagtaggagaaagtccctgcaaggctgtatggattcgcatttcgcctggtgttttcacttggtttcctaaacctcagacttggttcttatccactgtttttaaaactaattgcctacccctgtctaatagcagtattcagttttggaattgtaccacttccaccatcacaggaccataccaatcaaatcctgttcttaaaagagtttgggaaagggggtatggagtatccccaaatggattattctgggtatgtggtaataaagcttatactcgtcttccctcacagtggagtggaacttgtttcctaggaataatccgcccagaatttttccttctaccccacgatcacggtcataaattaggcgtgaaggtctttgatacattacatcgtgaaccccgctctaccacggtacatttgggagaatggagagatgattggcctccagagcgcataattcaatattatggtcccgctacatgggctcaagatggatcttggggttatcgtactcctatatatatgttaaatcgcataattcgcttacaagcagtgcttgaaattgttacaaatcaaacagctatagccctgcaattacttgcatcccagcaaggtcaaatgcgctctgctatatatcagaaccgtctagccctagactatctcctagccacggaaggaggtgtatgtggcaaacttaatttgactaactgctgcttacagattgatgataatggaaaagccattcgtaaaatcgctgataatattcgtacattgtcccatgtaccggttcaaacctggcatcctttcccacaatttaattggatggacaaatggtttggaggaacctggtggcgtaccttcttgtgggtcatcggaggtattttattcctcctacttattttgccctgtattattccctgtctacgcagcctggtgatttccatggtcgaacaagctatgcaaccaggggggatgggagaccctgtaagacttttatttcagcgtgagattaatgtatcataaaacatttctcttccctagcttagaatccccattcatatctataaatatattcaacacattttaaagagagaaaggggtggattgtgatatagagaatttaggttaaaaagacttaagttaaaatgtgatgattaatcataaacagggaagccagaacggacagagagtttactagcagtcaaggacagaaggagctgctgaatatgtttttttaaacctatcttttcatggtcatagtgagagacatgcaggagacaaaggattgataagaagtgtgagaaacagaattcagtgaatgtagagttcacagcgtacgtaacgaacgtgataattaataatgcagttatacttagaatgtttttgtaatactaaccaattaaaacagtattaataagaaggggaagggcaaataataaaggtataaaaatcaatgcactgtatgtatcggggcttaactggtgagaaaccagttgagtccaactctgcagacttgtaaataaagcttgtcgtgtcatcagttttaaagagactcatgtgtgagaagttttatttctgacactatcataatttggctcaccaaattatgagtaaaatcatgatccctgttcatgaaaacccattactttcaatgttacacatatatactaggaagaattctgtaataaaagtgaataaaacattgaaagaattttcccctaatcaatgctgagattgtagcgcaCCAGGCGACCGGGCAAGCataaaaggccaaatcactgcaacacttggacagtccaagatggcacagagtcccctttaccactgagaaggagcctgggcctagtaccatgtgcgggctgagatgcccttgaCTTCTGCGTAgcgaccagccagctggagagtgatgccacaatgcaatgacgtcactgctggaagtcaggggcacgtcaccagaagtgggtgggccagtgagcacacgtggggaatttaaaccagtaaattcaccttgtggggacgtctctttatttggttgcgctgctgcagcggatgctacaaatcgataacttcttacttgctgcaaccaaaaaggtctgcaagatacaccaaccgaaatagaaaacatgaccagaaatcccagagatcataaattcaaaaggattggtgaaatcttgactctgtattgttaacaccaaagtccctatatttttaaggcatttggacaagtaactgagaaacattgcattttaaaaacaTGGTACGTCAACTTtataaaaataacatctaacttgatgaagaatgtggtactacaacaggaaaaacggatggaatcagacacattctacgagcattgggaagcaaagaaaaatggattggttttccatcccttccgaagcgacccaatgacaccgacaggtcctccccgacctgcgaccgtagtggagtccaaaggtcccacaatggtcgcttcagggtgggggagggtccacgatggtcgcaagtcgaggttttgaccccgtgcgaagagccgtgaagccttagagcctatttttaaaaatcaaatgatttgacaaaggagaacagagacacagggcacaaaagacccaaaatgtccggattgactttgtgactcaggatccattggatgggggcagccatcttaatttctgtgcgcatgcgccagtcatcagttggcgcttgcgcaaatgtttcgcttcgtcgccctcaatcggcacatgcgtatctgcaacatatgcgcaaaatcaccacgcatgcgccaaccagacttgccaatctcctgcccccgccACCTCCCGCTGCAAGTtaccccgcggcctccagcctcgccctgtcggcgtcatcaggcctcgcaccccgccggtaccggcgctcccgggtgggtcccaccgggctgctggtcgcccgttttccctggaccgcgcagctgaggatcccggcgccgccgccaatttcttcccgttgggcaagcggggacgcgacggaccctgagcagacgatgtcgccgcaaacgtcccgcctcctcacagcacgagccaatcagcccgcgaatccgcctatcaatccaacccgacttcagcgtccaatcaagtagcggcctcaccgaatcagcccattgacTCGTGCAAcggaagcaaccaatcagcgagcgatcgaacacaaaggcgcacccactcagcatcgcaagacagaagacaggcaaTCGAAAgagcaggagacccttcagcccttccatttccagctaccccaacaactcaatcaaatccttagatttcataggatcactttgtcttggctccaagattcctctgatctcaagaaatacattgtaccccaactacaagggagactatttattctcaatctttcctccaaatttattaacgcttccaatttaatgtctgttaattttttcaaagtatctgcatctacgTTAAATGCATgtgatccctctacgaatgtgtccgccaataaactcatcacaagtccatggatcccaatttcaaatgaaccttcaatagggtagagaattccaaggatatttcattttcatttaagacatttcttaaagtctaagcagccgatcggttattgggaaattgtgacacttggtgttcggctcctttgcattatcgtctctcgatccgtgctgctgtgtcctctcataatgttgtaaggtcatctcccttttttccaatgacaaagagatccatattcaaactttcctcctatcacccggttaaaacatcccagaaacaaatttgacagtatgtgtgcacttctcattcttcatataaggaaacttgacacgtgactcccgatgtgaaattggagtgttcgcgctactttgaagggtggaaaggaggacacacactcaagcaatcaaagttaaagatgcttcattacactgatagctctacttctattctctccccgctactgtcgacaggagtgatgtcacatttgcgccggcctccgattggtcaatattcctgtccttgttgattccttccgtgcgggttgtcccctgggatgaaagttgttggtccccgtggactctgtgcggtcaccatgttcgtcagccatcttgtgtatagggtggattcccagttaacatgatcccccacctccccagaaccagtgaatggagcactgttcgctgctttcagtcgcctatatctgtgtcgtgggggctgagtagaggccagtttgctaatgtccagatggagggggcatgaggtggtttatggggggatttctttattctttcttttatatataccacatatatttgtatttaatttgtattattattaattgtgttaattttttgtgtatttaatttataaataatatattttttaaatgatcagaggtcaatccacgggacctgaagaggcctagagcaacactggggacaccctcttgccccccaccaccccaaatatcaatgtgatccactatgatcattgacaaaatcatcgaggaccccttcacccggccaacagcatcatccagctattcccgtcgggaaagagattcaggaatttcagagccagtacctccaggcccaggaacagctgcttcctccaagcagggagaacgtggaacgattgatgagctgctcatacaaatactcctcgactctgctatttattcaacaatatggagttatttttctggacgtgctgcacatgtatcatttgtctgttagtgtgagggcttggttgtgtgtttacatgtgtttaccccaagaacgctgtttcatcaggtcgtacttgtgttatccaatggtaataaatttgaccttgtactttggagcaggtgcagaagagatttcctggatcggagaatgtatctcatgaagcaaagttgactgagtagggcttttctcttccctaaccccccaccccacaaaattgacattattcagaaattatttccaaagaggaagaccattgcaagtcctttctcctcctcctgttgaatccagatattcccttcactgcacattgctgtatacgtctctgtttctcttcattgccaccattttgataccgtgtggttactgcccctgtgctgttggaggagttccccttggtctcagcctctcagtgcccagtaatgggagggttatgatccatccctATAGTGCCTTGGTGTTGGCAGCGCCAAGTCTCCGTCCATTCCtcatcatgtactcctgcagcctggaatgtgccagtcggcagcattccctacccaacatctccgcttgctgaaagactgacaggttttaacatagaacacgagagcacagtacaagcagttcagccctcgatgttgtgccgactgatgtattcctaccaaaataaaaataactaacctctTCCTCCCTCATAATCCTCCAttcttttttcatccatgtgactcagagcctcttaaatgcccctaagatttctgccttcaccaccaccccagttcttgggctcgtcccatgtgcctgacctggtacgcatacactgcatcccctccccttgtcactctcctgctcccctcaccttgagccagtagtgaaggtggtttctgttccaataggtgttggggacctcaaccagggagcagatccgagagatgaaccccaagtgcaccgaattcaagttcccgcagatcaaagtaCATCTGTGGGCCAAGGTTAGTGACCCAATggtgaactggagctccaggggtggtctccttcctctggctccatccacaatactgtcccctgtcacccaccaggcccatccccaaagcccccacctcccaccaggcccgtccccaaaccccgccccctgctgagatcgtccccaaagcctttgtcccccactgggcccgtccccaatgctccacccattgcttcgactgttcccagagctcctgactcccaccagggccttcacccagcccctgtcccccaacatgcccagcccaaagtccccatcccatcccccctcacctatttgcctgtacccaaaagcccatccccatcaggtctgtccacccaccagacccgttccctcactggaaccctctccaatcaatcacccatcacaacttccccaccccagttcttgaacctccccattctgccacccacaggccttggaatatgaGCTATTCTTGGGAccccagacaatggagatgtggggagggtagtggtccatctccttcccggtggcagcgtcccataccttcaccaagctggggaatcccctcaccctttgcacagggatatctgtcccatctgagccagtcctttccctccctccaccttggagaatgtggcccagttcagctggctgctacagtacacgctgcccttcacctcttgccccaggactcctgctcccacttgtccttcaacgagctatgtgaccacagccaggagctgccccatcctcattactctgtgggtgagtgggtgggacatgacgacggggttgtaggtggtggaattggggtaggaaagtttgggtgagacctgggaaagagagcagtgatcatctggctgtgatcattcggcaaagatggtgtgaggcattgaagagtgagttaatgggcagtcccctgctgggtccatcccccaccgggtccatctccaaaattctCCTCCACCACGTCCAtactcaatattatccctcgccgggtccatctccaatcacatccccactgggtccaacctgaataccgtcccccgctggttccatccccaatcctgtctccgccggttccatccaaaatcccgtctccagacgagtccatccccaatcccaacccccgccgggtccatccccaatcctgtccccgccggttccatccaaaatcccgtctcccgATGAGTCCGTCCCCAATCCCGTCGTCTGCTGCatccatccccaatccattcccccactgcatccaaccccaataccgtcccccgccagatcagaccccaataccatcccccactggatccattcccaatcgcatccccaccgggacctcccaactcctaccgattccgtccccaatacagttcccaactcggcctgtcactaattattttgcctgACAGGTCCTCTCACAAACACAATTCCCCACTGGttcctccccaaagcccctgacccccaccaggtccattcccaaagccattgtcccccactggctggtgtccaaagcccccgcctccccacaagacccatcctgaagccccagccctccactgggcctgccccaaaggcccattccccatcatgtctgacctcccactggaccgatcctctcggcccatctccaatcgatcacgcatcggactgccccaccccagttactgaacctcccccttcccccactgacaggacttggaacctgctgctccagggacccccagacggtggagatgtggggagagcagtggtccagtctcattgccggtggcagcatcccagaccttcactgagctggggaattccctgacccctggcaccgggacatctgtcccatctgagccagtcctctctctccccccccccgccccacactggaggctgtgcccctgtagctggctgctacagtacacactacccttcaccatttgccccaggactcctgctctcacttgtccttcaacAAGCTGTGTAACTAaagcctggacctgcccccacctcattacccttggccctgtgggtgagtgggtgggacatgacaggggggttgtaggtggtggaaatggggtaagaaagtttgggtgagagccgggaaagagagtgatgatcatctggccagggagaagcattggggacagagtcactgggcaggggtcagagcctcagggaaacaagggcactggaatttgaagcaatcacagctcatggaaagtaggaggaagaaccctgggaaccattgagaatggcgaggttagcgtcgcggttagaacaacgctgttaaggggccagcgagccgggttcaaatttgacactgtcagtggggagttgtgcgtttttcccatgtctgcgtgggtttccactagttgctcctggtccttccaccatttaaaacgtaccgggggttgtaggtcattggtgtaattgagtggttgtggctcataggctgaaagggcctgttcccgggctgcatgtgtcaatctaaaatctccatctaaaatgatagtccagcctgtcatgaattttttaaagattcaactcaaatgactggtccaaatagacaactctgaaacagtccttttgctccttcttttctgctggccaagctgcttgcaaacaaaccatatccctctcaaccttttcattccacggacccattcaactgacattacattgtcaacctgtgggcctgtgggaataagttatttccctgcctagcaacctgattatgttcctccataatggtgaagttttggaagtctggttggcgcatgcgctgtgGATTTGTTACTTGGAGTTgggttcgcgcatgtgcggctgatacgcacgtgccgactgagggccactcagcaaagtccttgtggaagcgccaactaacaagtcgcgcaggcgcactgaaattaaggtggctgcccccagccgattgACCCTGAGAAACGgagtcacaaaatcaatctgcacattttgggtcgtacgtgccctgtgtctctgttctcgtttgattttaaaaatagtctctaagacttcagggctccacgcacaggggcaaatctccgacttgcgtccattgtgcgacctttcgggtttcattacggttgcaagtcggggaggacctgtcgggggtcattgggtcgcttaggaagggatggaaaacaaatctgaaggagtttagaaatagttattattttaattgcaggagtttagaaatagttattattttaatgttaggagtttagaaacagttattattttaatgttaggagttctgaaacagttatagaaggtagaaagaaaaagcaagaaaaaagctcaaatgttctttgtgtaaaatggcgcatgaaaaacagcagaacagagtaaacaagataacagaggaatttaagaaatatgcacgtacacacacaaagagcttgtttaatagggggtggggaaaggaggtgtgagtacgggataggagaaagtcggactcagtcaagagtcaggcgaatagggaaaagtgccaaaccaatccaagaaggataaatgtaggaaaaatgtaaggggaggtgaattgaaaaatgtataaaaacaaagaagcttcccgccctcagtgtactttcccgaggtcgGGGGAGAGtatccaaccttgcaatgttgtaaatgtaaataaatgttctttgttctcaacttttgtctcgagcagattttggaacgtgaagccacttctcacaaatccatttttctttgcttcccaatgctcagagaatgagtctgattccatccgtttttcctgttgttgtatcacattcttcataaagttagatgttatttttttaaagtttagtcacttgaacaataatgctccaatccttctgatcctgacgtaccatgtgtttaaaatgtaatgtttctcagttacttgtccgaatgccttaaaaatatagggactttggtgttaataatacagagtaaagatttcactaatccttttgaatttatgatctctgggatttctcgtcaagttttctatttaggttggtgtatcttgcagacctgtttggttgcagcaagtaagaagttatcgccttgtagcatccgctgtggcagcgctaccacatactgttttaaattccccacgtgtgctcgctggccaacccacttctggtgatgtactccctgacttccatctttacgtcattgtgtcgtggagtcactctccagctggctgccgctatgtggaagtgtagggctcctcagcccatacatggtgctaggagtgggctccttctcggcagtgaaggggagtctgtgccatcttggattatccaagtgttgcagcgatttggcctctttttgctcacctggtctcttgacacaccataatctcagcatttataagggggaaattctttcaatgtttcattcacttttattacagaattcttcctagattatctgtgtaacattgaatgttatgggttttcatgaacagggatcatgattttactcataatttggtgagcaaatggatgggacatttttactaatgccccatgggaatcgaaataaaaatgaagtgacaaaatttggaaggtttgttgacccttgtttttaagcaggatgtcaggataaccttcatgttacttgctgaattaaaatgtgatttgtcagttcttaatggcagctgccatattggcattgcaaggagagatgggaaatgggtcaggtccttggtggccccagtaatgcaacgtagaaagatgtcacggggctgaatgtggtttagggagggtgagggtattaatttttaggaaatgtatgtggccagccacctatcaatattttttgtcaaacagaaactgctgctggtagaagccatttcctactttgaacaggcccaatgtcaatatccaagcacatattgttaagagcccataggatcccaaaacccagcagcaagagacattcaccaagacaagtggtttttaaaacagaagttatttttaatcaaatttaaacatgaaattagaatgaaactt
Encoded proteins:
- the LOC138745417 gene encoding endogenous retrovirus group 3 member 1 Env polyprotein-like, which translates into the protein MLLLCSLIFLSLPMSLSGVKCKKCRDTVVLFQDHIWGRKEGNFISHTSVPEKCWAENSTQHPYTPCVEKEGNNMGHYIQIPNTTPFPINGWKGDSSPPCPDGLWFCIHQRTVPMRSYTPHSKLPVPLRQPDLVRVHPNNHVSFGNVIEGDNLFVDLATKIAGTFNVTNCWVCGGPRMSEQWPWWGEPLNSLTMISRIWTTNRTRSRETWSLSNVPSGFYCLSRAGKYPVGESPCKAVWIRISPGVFTWFPKPQTWFLSTVFKTNCLPLSNSSIQFWNCTTSTITGPYQSNPVLKRVWERGYGVSPNGLFWVCGNKAYTRLPSQWSGTCFLGIIRPEFFLLPHDHGHKLGVKVFDTLHREPRSTTVHLGEWRDDWPPERIIQYYGPATWAQDGSWGYRTPIYMLNRIIRLQAVLEIVTNQTAIALQLLASQQGQMRSAIYQNRLALDYLLATEGGVCGKLNLTNCCLQIDDNGKAIRKIADNIRTLSHVPVQTWHPFPQFNWMDKWFGGTWWRTFLWVIGGILFLLLILPCIIPCLRSLVISMVEQAMQPGGMGDPVRLLFQREINVS